A genomic stretch from Candidatus Omnitrophota bacterium includes:
- the rpsF gene encoding 30S ribosomal protein S6, which produces MNKYETMLILKPDSPAQEREALMKSLTDLFSKNGATVISSAVWSEKRKLAYPIKKQKEGVYHLMVFESAPEAVVKIRHALSLNDSVIRASILKI; this is translated from the coding sequence ATGAATAAATACGAAACAATGTTGATCTTGAAGCCGGATTCTCCGGCCCAGGAGCGCGAGGCGCTCATGAAGTCCCTGACGGATTTATTCTCCAAGAACGGGGCGACGGTCATATCTTCGGCCGTATGGTCTGAGAAAAGAAAGCTCGCCTATCCCATAAAGAAACAGAAGGAAGGCGTGTATCACCTGATGGTCTTTGAATCGGCGCCTGAGGCCGTAGTCAAGATACGGCACGCGCTGTCGCTTAACGATTCGGTGATAAGGGCTTCTATTTTAAAAATCTGA
- the ssb gene encoding single-stranded DNA-binding protein gives MASLNKVLLIGNLTKDPELRYTPQGTAVVNLRMAVNRRFKDKTGAQKDEACFITVVVWDKQAEICNQYLQKGRPVFIEGRLQSRSWQDNAGQKRNVVEVRAERVQFLGYSQQGKVAAADMGAEKKEMPAEEAIDSTGSAWLEDGAEDALDTNS, from the coding sequence ATGGCGAGCTTGAATAAGGTGTTGCTTATCGGCAATCTTACCAAAGATCCTGAATTGCGCTACACCCCTCAGGGTACGGCGGTTGTGAACTTGAGGATGGCGGTTAACAGGCGTTTTAAGGACAAGACCGGCGCGCAGAAAGACGAGGCGTGTTTTATCACCGTGGTGGTCTGGGATAAGCAGGCCGAGATATGCAACCAGTATCTTCAGAAAGGCCGCCCGGTATTTATTGAAGGCAGGCTTCAGTCGCGTTCTTGGCAGGACAATGCCGGTCAGAAAAGAAACGTGGTAGAGGTCAGGGCCGAGCGCGTGCAGTTCCTCGGCTATTCGCAGCAGGGCAAGGTGGCGGCAGCGGATATGGGCGCGGAAAAGAAAGAAATGCCCGCCGAGGAAGCGATAGATTCCACGGGCAGCGCCTGGCTTGAGGACGGCGCCGAAGACGCTTTAGATACTAACAGTTGA
- the rpsR gene encoding 30S ribosomal protein S18, which produces MAKFPALQVRKKFCRFCADKVSAIDYKDTKRLERIVSERGKILSVRVTGTCARHQRMLRRAVNKARFLALLPHIK; this is translated from the coding sequence ATGGCTAAATTTCCCGCTTTGCAGGTAAGAAAGAAGTTTTGCAGATTTTGCGCGGACAAGGTAAGCGCGATCGATTACAAGGACACTAAACGGCTGGAGAGGATAGTGAGCGAAAGAGGCAAGATACTATCCGTGCGCGTCACAGGGACCTGCGCGAGGCACCAGAGGATGCTCCGGCGGGCAGTGAATAAGGCGAGGTTTCTGGCTCTTCTGCCGCACATAAAGTAA
- the rplI gene encoding 50S ribosomal protein L9, with protein sequence MKVILCKDMPKMGKAGDIVSVKDGYARNCLIPQGAALRATDANIKKIELAGERQIKELNAKKQELTLVAEKMSGASVNIEAEATDDDKLYGAVGPAQIAAALKNEGFPAEEDQIDLPEPIKALGIYEASVKLSSDISAKIKVWVVRR encoded by the coding sequence ATGAAGGTCATACTGTGCAAGGATATGCCGAAGATGGGCAAGGCAGGGGATATCGTAAGCGTGAAGGACGGCTACGCCAGGAATTGTCTTATACCTCAAGGTGCGGCCCTGCGCGCTACCGATGCCAACATAAAAAAGATAGAACTTGCCGGCGAGAGGCAGATCAAAGAACTGAACGCGAAAAAACAGGAATTAACCCTTGTGGCGGAGAAGATGTCCGGCGCCTCGGTTAATATAGAGGCGGAGGCCACCGATGACGATAAGCTGTATGGGGCGGTAGGCCCCGCGCAGATCGCCGCCGCCTTAAAGAATGAGGGATTCCCGGCAGAGGAGGATCAGATAGACCTGCCGGAACCGATAAAGGCGCTGGGGATATACGAGGCCTCGGTAAAACTGTCCTCCGATATATCGGCGAAGATCAAGGTCTGGGTCGTCAGGAGATAA
- the dnaB gene encoding replicative DNA helicase, with the protein METGGLTAMGKVPPQNLEAEMAVLGSMLLSEEAIMVSIEILDRGIFYDSKHQKVYEAIIELFNQEKAADVVTVCDELKRKGMLEDIGGASYIAELANSVPTAANVAHYAKIVKDKGILRELINRGTQIVNEATEAQENTDQIVDHAERLIYEISERRITGGSLPIRSIIHDTIEKIDTLYQKKEHVTGIPTGFIHLDRQTAGMQPSDLIVIAARPSMGKSALAISMADHIGVEKKMPLVIFSLEMSREQLVQRLLCAHARVDAHNVRTGYLSTSDWPKLTAAAGKLSQSPIYIDDTPAMSVIEIRAKARRMKLHHDIKFVIVDYLQLMRGSAGSENRQQEISDISRSLKALARELSIPVVAISQLSRAVEARPGHRPQLSDLRESGAIEQDADVVILLYREDYYSQETENKGVTEINIAKQRNGPVGTIKLTFIKEYMKFESLAVQQV; encoded by the coding sequence ATGGAAACGGGCGGATTGACGGCGATGGGCAAGGTGCCGCCGCAGAACCTGGAAGCGGAAATGGCGGTGCTGGGCTCTATGCTGCTTTCCGAAGAGGCCATAATGGTCTCCATTGAAATACTGGACAGGGGGATATTCTACGATTCAAAACACCAGAAGGTCTACGAAGCGATAATAGAACTGTTCAATCAGGAGAAGGCGGCCGACGTAGTCACGGTATGCGACGAACTGAAACGTAAAGGCATGCTGGAAGACATAGGGGGCGCCTCTTATATAGCGGAGCTTGCCAATTCAGTGCCTACCGCCGCCAACGTAGCGCACTACGCGAAGATCGTCAAGGATAAAGGCATACTTCGCGAGCTTATCAACCGCGGCACACAGATAGTAAATGAGGCCACTGAGGCGCAGGAAAACACGGACCAGATAGTCGACCACGCCGAGCGGCTTATTTATGAGATAAGCGAGCGCAGGATAACCGGCGGCTCCCTGCCGATAAGAAGCATAATACACGATACGATCGAGAAGATAGATACTCTTTATCAGAAAAAAGAGCACGTTACAGGCATACCCACCGGATTTATTCACCTTGACCGGCAGACCGCCGGTATGCAGCCCTCGGACCTGATCGTTATCGCCGCGCGCCCATCCATGGGCAAAAGCGCCCTTGCCATAAGCATGGCTGATCATATCGGGGTGGAAAAGAAGATGCCCCTGGTTATCTTCAGCCTGGAAATGTCCCGCGAACAGCTGGTACAGCGTCTGCTTTGCGCCCACGCGAGGGTAGACGCCCACAATGTGCGCACAGGATATCTCTCTACCTCTGATTGGCCTAAGCTTACCGCTGCCGCGGGAAAGCTTTCCCAGTCGCCGATATACATTGACGATACGCCGGCGATGTCGGTGATAGAAATAAGGGCCAAGGCAAGGAGGATGAAGCTCCATCACGATATAAAGTTTGTCATAGTGGATTATCTCCAGTTGATGCGCGGCTCAGCCGGTTCCGAGAACAGGCAGCAGGAGATCTCCGATATCTCGCGTTCGCTTAAGGCGCTGGCGCGCGAGTTGAGCATACCCGTTGTCGCCATCAGCCAGCTTTCACGGGCTGTGGAGGCGCGGCCGGGCCACCGCCCGCAGTTATCGGACCTGCGCGAGTCAGGCGCCATTGAGCAGGACGCGGATGTGGTGATCCTGTTATACCGCGAGGACTATTATTCACAGGAAACAGAAAACAAAGGCGTCACCGAGATCAACATAGCAAAACAGAGGAACGGCCCGGTGGGCACGATAAAACTTACTTTTATAAAAGAGTATATGAAGTTTGAAAGCCTGGCTGTTCAGCAGGTTTGA
- the bamA gene encoding outer membrane protein assembly factor BamA produces MRKKKISGVMALLTFCLCIFLASGFNLRAEEESAQQAEAAAEEPRTITAIEVRGNQSVSGNSILSKMKAKTGTPFSENIISDDVKRLYLLGYFEDVNTETEAYKDGVKVIVNVKERPVISGIGFSGVRHHLEERVKGLIGSKEGQYLDFAKLQNDIEAIKEFYRKRGFGDIEAEYKADTDSAANKSKVTFAIKEGRRIRIRFLSFSGNKAFSYKRLMKIVKTRPASLIGSGVLNDEVIEQDMERLSSFYRREGFADVKVDYSVDFGTYRRGAFVTIAIEEGVKYTVEGVKVKGNKVFTGDEILKKLESCLPGKVYSQEAMKEDAARIQGMYFDVGYIFARVEDVASVDEKSGRVNIAYNIIESEIAYVGKINIKGNVKTKDTVIRRELRIKPGDKFDGEKLRRSKERLHNLGFFEDISYDTEDTGEPNKEDLVVEVKEAKTGSFSFGGGYSTVEEFVGFFEIEQKNFDWKNFPYFTGDGQDLTLRAEMGSISNLFDLSFTEPWLFDYPVSFGFDLYRREQDRESDVGYGYDESRQGGRLRLGKEFSEYLKGSLTYRIDQIDITDITTNASADLKAEEGENTISSFTFGLTRDTRDSVFEPTRGYTISESLEVAGGPFAGDKDFMKLNALGSKYFLLPLKAVLELRLRAGIADAYGDSEKIPIYERFFAGGANSIRGYNERKVGPIDTASEDPLGGEALLVGNVEYVYPFLDFLKGAVFYDIGNVWQKVDKIGSGEFKSSLGFGVRIKTPLGPLKLDYGFPLNLEAGEEDKEGKFHFSVSHGF; encoded by the coding sequence ATGCGTAAGAAAAAAATCAGCGGTGTAATGGCGTTATTGACTTTCTGCCTTTGTATCTTTCTTGCCTCGGGTTTTAACTTAAGAGCGGAAGAGGAGAGCGCGCAGCAGGCAGAGGCAGCGGCTGAGGAGCCGCGGACGATCACCGCCATAGAAGTCAGGGGCAACCAGTCGGTTTCCGGCAACAGCATCCTTTCCAAGATGAAGGCAAAGACCGGAACACCCTTTAGCGAGAATATAATCAGCGATGACGTAAAAAGGCTGTACCTGCTGGGTTACTTTGAGGACGTAAATACCGAGACAGAGGCCTACAAGGACGGGGTCAAGGTGATAGTAAATGTCAAAGAAAGGCCTGTCATATCCGGCATAGGATTTTCGGGGGTGAGGCACCACCTTGAGGAGAGGGTAAAGGGGCTGATCGGATCAAAAGAAGGGCAGTACCTTGATTTTGCCAAACTGCAGAACGACATAGAGGCCATAAAGGAGTTTTATAGAAAGAGAGGGTTTGGCGATATAGAGGCGGAATATAAGGCCGATACGGATAGCGCGGCTAATAAATCCAAAGTAACCTTCGCCATAAAAGAAGGCCGGCGCATCAGGATCAGGTTCCTGAGCTTCTCCGGCAATAAGGCGTTTTCCTACAAGCGGCTGATGAAGATCGTCAAGACCCGGCCGGCATCTTTGATCGGCTCCGGGGTATTGAATGACGAGGTGATAGAGCAGGATATGGAGCGGCTGAGCTCTTTTTACCGCCGCGAGGGGTTCGCCGACGTAAAGGTTGATTATTCGGTGGATTTCGGCACATACAGGAGGGGCGCCTTTGTTACTATCGCGATAGAGGAAGGCGTAAAGTACACCGTGGAGGGCGTTAAGGTAAAGGGGAACAAGGTATTCACCGGCGATGAGATACTCAAGAAACTGGAGTCCTGCCTGCCTGGTAAGGTATACAGCCAGGAGGCGATGAAGGAAGACGCCGCGCGCATACAGGGGATGTATTTTGATGTGGGCTATATTTTCGCCAGGGTGGAAGACGTTGCCAGCGTTGACGAGAAAAGCGGCCGCGTTAATATAGCGTATAATATTATTGAGAGTGAGATCGCCTATGTCGGCAAGATCAATATAAAGGGTAACGTCAAGACCAAGGACACGGTAATAAGGAGAGAGCTGAGGATAAAGCCCGGGGATAAGTTTGACGGCGAGAAACTGCGCCGCAGCAAAGAGCGCCTGCATAACCTCGGTTTCTTTGAGGATATTTCTTACGATACCGAAGATACGGGCGAACCGAACAAGGAGGACCTGGTGGTTGAGGTGAAAGAGGCCAAGACCGGCTCCTTTAGTTTCGGCGGCGGCTATTCCACGGTTGAGGAGTTCGTCGGGTTCTTTGAGATAGAGCAGAAAAACTTCGACTGGAAGAATTTTCCTTATTTTACCGGCGACGGCCAGGACCTGACTTTGCGCGCGGAAATGGGCTCCATAAGCAATCTTTTTGACCTGAGTTTCACCGAGCCCTGGCTTTTTGATTATCCCGTATCATTCGGCTTTGATTTATACAGGAGGGAGCAGGACCGCGAGTCAGACGTGGGTTACGGTTACGACGAAAGCAGGCAGGGCGGCAGGCTGCGGCTGGGTAAAGAATTTTCAGAATACCTGAAAGGCAGCCTGACCTACAGGATAGACCAGATCGATATTACCGATATAACCACCAACGCGTCGGCAGACCTGAAGGCGGAGGAAGGCGAGAACACGATAAGCAGCTTTACCTTCGGCCTGACAAGAGATACGCGGGACAGCGTGTTCGAGCCGACCAGGGGATATACGATATCTGAAAGTCTTGAGGTGGCAGGAGGCCCGTTCGCGGGAGACAAGGATTTTATGAAGCTTAACGCGCTGGGCAGCAAGTATTTTCTCCTTCCGCTTAAGGCGGTGCTTGAGTTGAGGCTGAGGGCGGGTATTGCCGATGCCTATGGGGATTCTGAGAAGATACCTATATATGAACGTTTCTTCGCCGGGGGCGCTAATTCGATCAGGGGTTATAACGAGAGGAAGGTAGGCCCCATAGATACCGCCTCGGAAGACCCCCTCGGAGGAGAGGCGCTTTTGGTCGGCAATGTAGAATATGTTTATCCGTTCCTGGATTTTCTTAAGGGGGCGGTTTTCTATGATATAGGCAATGTGTGGCAGAAGGTGGACAAGATCGGCAGCGGCGAGTTTAAGTCCAGCTTAGGGTTTGGCGTCAGGATAAAGACGCCCCTCGGGCCGCTTAAACTTGATTACGGCTTTCCCTTGAACCTTGAGGCAGGGGAAGAGGATAAGGAAGGTAAATTCCATTTCAGCGTAAGTCATGGGTTTTAG
- a CDS encoding OmpH family outer membrane protein, with amino-acid sequence MRRLVAAVATAAFLFLSLQTAAYAADKIGYVDLNKLFEGHPRTKDYDKALEEKQGKYEKEREKKVEDIKAIQDKMGLLSDKEKEASKGKLDENVNTLREFDREQQTDLRKERDEKLAEILKDIEAAIAEYAQKDGYALILNDKVLMYQDKGLNVTDKVLEILKKGTPAKK; translated from the coding sequence ATGCGCAGGTTAGTGGCAGCGGTAGCAACGGCGGCATTCTTGTTCTTATCTTTGCAGACGGCGGCATACGCGGCAGACAAGATCGGTTATGTCGACCTGAATAAGTTGTTTGAAGGCCATCCGCGGACAAAGGACTATGATAAGGCATTAGAAGAAAAGCAGGGTAAATACGAAAAAGAGAGGGAAAAGAAGGTTGAAGATATAAAGGCCATTCAGGATAAGATGGGGCTTTTGAGCGATAAAGAAAAGGAAGCAAGCAAGGGCAAGCTTGATGAGAATGTAAATACCCTTAGAGAGTTTGACAGGGAACAGCAGACCGACCTGAGGAAGGAAAGGGACGAGAAGCTCGCGGAGATATTGAAAGACATAGAAGCGGCGATAGCCGAATACGCCCAGAAAGACGGCTACGCGCTGATACTCAACGACAAGGTCCTTATGTATCAGGATAAAGGCCTTAACGTTACGGATAAGGTGCTGGAGATACTGAAGAAAGGTACGCCCGCGAAGAAATAG
- the lpxD gene encoding UDP-3-O-(3-hydroxymyristoyl)glucosamine N-acyltransferase, whose translation MNKTLKEIADIIEGNIVGDQSTVITGVCGIEDALEGDITFLANSKYAPLINTTRASAIITSREIKSAPKPIIQTENPSFAFARIVEMVSASEIKHPKGIHKTAVVGKEVKLGKGVSLGAYVVIDDGASVGDDSVIYAGSFIGRDTSIGKGALIYPNVSIRERVTIGDRVIIHSGSVIGSDGFGFVQIKGVHHKIPQRGTVVIEDDVEIGANVAIDRARFDKTIIGKGTKIDNLVQIAHNVAIGENSIVVSQAGISGSTRVGKGVTIAGQAGLVGHITVGDKAVIAAQAGVTKSVPADAMVSGYPARDHKEAKRVNACVQMLPGLYETVKALKKKIEDLETRLKK comes from the coding sequence ATGAATAAGACCCTGAAAGAGATAGCCGATATAATTGAGGGAAATATAGTCGGGGACCAAAGCACGGTTATTACCGGCGTATGCGGCATAGAAGACGCGCTTGAAGGGGATATAACCTTTCTTGCCAATTCAAAGTATGCCCCCCTTATAAATACGACCAGGGCATCGGCTATCATCACTTCCAGGGAGATAAAGTCCGCCCCCAAGCCGATCATCCAGACGGAAAATCCATCTTTTGCCTTTGCCAGGATAGTGGAGATGGTTTCCGCGTCTGAGATAAAACACCCAAAGGGCATACACAAAACAGCGGTCGTCGGGAAAGAAGTAAAATTAGGCAAGGGTGTTTCTTTAGGCGCTTACGTAGTTATTGATGACGGCGCCAGCGTGGGGGATGACAGCGTAATATACGCGGGCAGTTTTATCGGCCGCGATACATCCATAGGCAAGGGCGCGCTTATATACCCCAATGTTTCCATAAGGGAGCGCGTAACGATCGGCGACAGGGTAATAATACACAGCGGCTCTGTCATAGGCTCCGACGGGTTCGGATTTGTGCAGATCAAGGGCGTCCACCACAAGATACCGCAGCGCGGTACCGTGGTCATTGAAGACGATGTGGAGATCGGGGCGAACGTGGCCATAGACAGGGCGCGTTTTGACAAGACCATCATCGGCAAAGGCACAAAGATAGACAATCTGGTCCAGATCGCCCACAACGTAGCCATAGGAGAAAACTCCATTGTCGTTTCTCAGGCAGGCATTTCCGGAAGCACGCGCGTAGGCAAGGGAGTGACTATAGCCGGACAGGCGGGCCTGGTAGGGCACATCACCGTAGGGGACAAGGCCGTAATAGCCGCGCAGGCAGGCGTTACGAAATCGGTCCCTGCCGATGCCATGGTGTCGGGATACCCGGCCAGGGATCATAAGGAAGCAAAGCGGGTGAACGCCTGCGTACAGATGCTGCCCGGACTTTACGAGACGGTAAAGGCGCTTAAAAAGAAGATCGAAGATCTGGAAACGCGCCTGAAAAAGTAG
- a CDS encoding bifunctional UDP-3-O-[3-hydroxymyristoyl] N-acetylglucosamine deacetylase/3-hydroxyacyl-ACP dehydratase: protein MELQHTIKKKVDLRGKGLHTGKKVEMSFKPAPENTGIVFIRTDLPGSPQLRAEPESLLPSGSSLRRTSIGKGNVEIHTIEHVMAVFAGLNIDNIYVELDASEVGGFDGSGEVFLDALMRAGVKEQEAERKCFSLKEPIFVEEKDAMVAALPSSDFRVSYTLSYNHPLLRAQFLDVVVSPNEFRLQIASSRTFCLQEESDELRKQGLGKGANYDNTLVVGKQGVIKNRLRYEDEFVRHKVLDLIGDLYLLGMPVKGHIFAVKSGHSLNLKLLRRVHQQKERYSLGGISAGYQPVEGEQLDSRMIMKILPHRYPFLLVDKIVQMEKGKRAVGVKNVTINDYFFKGHFPGRPIMPGVLIVEAMAQVGGVMMLSPEENRGKLAYFMAVNNVKFRKTVVPGDVLVLEVHVGRIKSKTGQVHGKAFVDGKEVAEADLMFALVEDQ, encoded by the coding sequence ATGGAATTACAGCATACGATAAAGAAGAAGGTGGATCTGCGCGGCAAGGGCCTGCATACAGGCAAAAAAGTTGAGATGAGCTTTAAGCCGGCGCCGGAAAATACGGGGATCGTGTTCATAAGGACAGACCTTCCCGGTTCGCCTCAGCTGCGGGCAGAGCCGGAGTCGCTGCTTCCCTCCGGGAGCAGCCTGAGAAGGACCTCCATAGGCAAGGGCAATGTCGAGATACATACCATTGAGCACGTTATGGCGGTATTCGCCGGGCTCAATATAGACAATATATACGTGGAATTGGACGCCAGCGAGGTCGGCGGTTTTGACGGCAGCGGCGAGGTTTTCCTGGACGCGCTTATGCGCGCGGGGGTAAAAGAGCAGGAAGCGGAGAGGAAATGTTTTTCTCTTAAGGAGCCCATATTTGTGGAAGAGAAAGACGCGATGGTCGCGGCGCTTCCATCTTCGGACTTCAGGGTATCCTATACTTTAAGCTACAATCATCCTTTGCTGCGGGCGCAGTTTCTGGACGTGGTGGTAAGCCCCAATGAATTCCGCCTGCAGATCGCCTCTTCCCGCACTTTCTGCCTTCAGGAGGAGTCCGATGAATTGCGCAAGCAGGGCCTGGGCAAAGGCGCCAATTACGACAACACGCTTGTCGTGGGAAAACAGGGGGTAATAAAAAACCGCCTGAGGTACGAGGATGAGTTTGTCAGGCACAAGGTTTTAGACCTTATCGGCGACCTGTACCTGCTGGGCATGCCGGTCAAAGGCCACATATTCGCGGTGAAAAGCGGCCATTCCTTGAACCTGAAACTCTTAAGGCGCGTACACCAGCAGAAGGAGCGTTATTCTTTAGGCGGCATCAGCGCCGGATATCAGCCGGTCGAAGGCGAGCAATTAGATTCCAGGATGATAATGAAGATACTGCCGCACCGCTACCCGTTCCTGCTTGTTGACAAGATAGTCCAGATGGAGAAGGGCAAGCGCGCGGTCGGGGTAAAGAACGTTACCATCAACGACTATTTCTTTAAGGGGCATTTTCCCGGCAGGCCGATCATGCCCGGTGTCTTGATCGTAGAGGCAATGGCCCAGGTCGGCGGGGTAATGATGCTTTCCCCGGAAGAGAACAGGGGCAAGCTGGCATATTTTATGGCCGTTAATAACGTGAAGTTCAGGAAGACCGTCGTGCCCGGAGACGTGCTTGTCCTGGAGGTCCATGTCGGCAGGATCAAATCCAAGACCGGCCAGGTGCACGGCAAGGCGTTTGTCGACGGCAAAGAGGTCGCGGAGGCCGACCTTATGTTCGCGTTAGTTGAGGATCAATGA
- the lpxA gene encoding acyl-ACP--UDP-N-acetylglucosamine O-acyltransferase → MSKIHPTAIISRKAKLADDVEISQFVSVADGAVIKEGVNIGPFAVIGGNTTIGRNCRIFTGAVVGSIPQDLKYGGEQSFLEIGDNNVIREYCTLNLGTGEGGRTVVGNDNLIMAYSHIAHDCRVGNDCVIANNGTLAGHVTIEDKVVIGGLSAVHQFVRVGELSIIGGCSKAVQDIPPFSTCDGHPARVYGLNSLGLRRAKFSSDTIKALSHAFKVIFASGLSPQHAAAEIDTKGIPELSRLVDFIKGSKRGISRSARKYNV, encoded by the coding sequence ATGAGCAAGATACATCCTACGGCAATAATCTCCAGGAAGGCAAAACTGGCTGACGATGTGGAAATCAGCCAGTTTGTTTCTGTGGCCGACGGCGCCGTCATAAAAGAAGGCGTCAATATCGGCCCCTTCGCCGTTATCGGCGGTAATACGACCATAGGCAGGAACTGCAGGATATTCACCGGGGCCGTCGTGGGAAGCATCCCTCAGGACCTGAAATACGGCGGCGAGCAAAGCTTCCTGGAAATTGGAGACAATAATGTTATAAGAGAATACTGCACCTTGAACCTGGGAACAGGCGAGGGCGGCAGGACTGTTGTGGGCAACGACAATTTGATCATGGCTTATTCTCATATCGCCCACGACTGCCGCGTAGGCAATGATTGCGTTATCGCCAATAACGGCACATTGGCAGGGCACGTTACAATTGAAGATAAGGTAGTTATAGGCGGTTTGTCTGCCGTGCATCAGTTTGTCAGGGTGGGAGAACTCTCAATCATCGGCGGCTGCTCCAAGGCTGTCCAGGACATACCTCCGTTTTCAACCTGCGACGGCCATCCCGCGAGGGTCTACGGGCTTAACTCATTAGGTTTGAGACGGGCCAAATTTTCTTCGGATACGATAAAGGCGCTAAGCCACGCATTTAAGGTCATTTTCGCTTCCGGCCTTAGCCCTCAACACGCCGCGGCAGAGATAGATACCAAAGGCATTCCGGAATTATCCCGCCTCGTGGATTTTATCAAGGGGTCAAAAAGAGGCATCAGCCGTTCCGCGCGTAAATATAACGTATGA
- the lpxI gene encoding UDP-2,3-diacylglucosamine diphosphatase LpxI (LpxI, functionally equivalent to LpxH, replaces it in LPS biosynthesis in a minority of bacteria.), whose amino-acid sequence MKRIGLIAGRGRFPLIFAAEAKKRGYYVVALGIRGDTLASLKRLVDKIYWLNFNELSSVNGIFSREGVGEAVMAGQVNPAHLFSRKLYEDAQLKKVIENIENKKADTIFRAIIGHIESGGIKFLDSNIFLDDHLPKQGVLTSRQPDEPQWQDLRFGYDIAKDVAGLDIGQTVCVKNKAIVAVEALEGTDNTIRRAGAIARAGFSVVKVSRPKQDMRFDIPVVGLRTISVIRKAKGACLGVEAGKTIILDKEDFIRYADRKGVAVAAL is encoded by the coding sequence ATGAAACGCATAGGCCTGATAGCAGGAAGGGGAAGGTTTCCTTTGATCTTTGCCGCTGAGGCGAAGAAGAGGGGGTATTATGTGGTCGCTTTGGGCATAAGGGGCGATACGTTAGCTTCCCTGAAGCGGTTGGTCGATAAGATCTACTGGCTTAATTTCAACGAATTATCCAGCGTCAACGGGATATTCAGCCGCGAGGGCGTAGGCGAGGCAGTGATGGCGGGCCAGGTAAACCCGGCGCATCTTTTCAGCAGGAAACTCTACGAAGACGCCCAGCTTAAAAAGGTCATAGAAAATATAGAGAACAAAAAGGCGGATACCATTTTCAGGGCGATAATAGGGCATATAGAGTCAGGCGGCATAAAATTCCTTGATTCCAACATATTCCTTGACGATCATCTCCCTAAGCAGGGCGTATTGACCAGCCGGCAGCCTGATGAGCCGCAGTGGCAGGACCTGCGCTTCGGCTATGATATTGCCAAGGATGTGGCAGGCCTTGACATAGGGCAGACCGTCTGCGTAAAAAATAAGGCGATAGTAGCTGTTGAGGCGCTGGAAGGAACGGACAACACCATAAGAAGGGCCGGGGCCATTGCCCGCGCGGGATTCTCAGTGGTCAAGGTAAGCCGGCCCAAACAGGATATGCGCTTTGATATCCCCGTGGTAGGCCTGCGCACGATCTCCGTGATACGCAAGGCCAAAGGTGCCTGCCTTGGCGTTGAGGCAGGCAAGACCATTATTCTGGACAAGGAAGATTTTATAAGATACGCGGACAGGAAAGGCGTAGCGGTGGCAGCCCTATGA
- a CDS encoding radical SAM protein, whose translation MKYLYGPVKSRRLGYSLGVSLVPHKVCNFDCVYCQLGRTTVHTDRRKEYVKIEEIVAEIREWLERAEDAPQSLDYITISGSGEPLLNAGIGDLIKKIKDLTSVPLALITNSQCMVDKGIRRALKGVDLIVPSLDAVTQEEFEKIDRPAGNIKIYDIIKGLIHMRKEFKGRIWLEIMIVKGINDSTDYIKYFKPVLSRIDPDKIQLNTPVRCPDLRHSAVPDTKALGKIKKMLGSKCEII comes from the coding sequence ATGAAGTATCTATACGGCCCGGTCAAATCCCGCAGGTTAGGATATTCGCTGGGAGTAAGTTTAGTGCCTCATAAGGTATGCAACTTCGACTGCGTCTACTGCCAGTTGGGCCGCACCACGGTGCATACGGACAGAAGAAAAGAATACGTGAAGATCGAAGAGATCGTGGCCGAGATCAGGGAGTGGCTGGAGAGGGCGGAGGATGCCCCGCAGAGTTTGGACTATATAACCATTTCCGGCTCAGGCGAGCCGCTTCTTAACGCCGGTATAGGCGATCTGATAAAAAAGATAAAGGATCTGACCTCTGTGCCTTTGGCGCTTATAACCAACAGCCAGTGCATGGTGGATAAAGGGATAAGACGGGCCTTGAAGGGCGTTGACCTGATAGTGCCGTCGCTGGACGCGGTAACCCAGGAGGAATTTGAGAAGATAGACAGGCCGGCAGGCAATATAAAGATATACGATATCATAAAGGGCCTGATACACATGAGAAAGGAATTTAAAGGCAGGATATGGCTTGAGATAATGATCGTAAAGGGCATAAACGACAGCACCGATTATATCAAATACTTCAAGCCGGTATTATCGCGGATCGATCCTGATAAGATACAATTGAACACGCCTGTGCGCTGCCCTGACTTGAGGCACAGCGCCGTGCCGGATACGAAGGCGCTGGGGAAGATAAAGAAGATGCTGGGAAGCAAGTGTGAAATTATTTAA